Sequence from the Ereboglobus luteus genome:
CGTCAACAATTGTTATAATGCCATGCTTTTTACATAACGCGCCAATGCGTTCCATCGGGTTCAACAGCCCCGTCGTTGTCTCGTGATAAACCACGGCCAGGTGGGTGTATTTTTCCCCGCTTAGCGTGCTTTCCAGTTTCTGCAAATCAAGCGGTTCGTATGGGGGGGAGGCAAAATCGGTGTGACGTATGCCGTAAACCTTTGCAATTTTTGCCATGCGCTGCCCGTAGGCTCCATTGTTTATTATCAGCAGATTTCCGTCATCAGGCACGCAGGATGAAATCATGGCCTCGTCGGCGGCGGTGCCGGAGCCTCCAAAAATCACCGTTTCATATTCGACAACATCACCCACGATCTCCGTGAGCTCCCGGCAAATCCACTTCATTAGATCTCCAAACTCTTTTTCCCTGGGGCAAATGTCTGCCACGACCTGCGCCCGTTTAACCGAATCAGTGGTGGTTGCCGGTCCTGGGTTCAAGAGCACTTCTCGCCGAATGCCTCGCAATGATTCATTTTCCGTTATGCGCGGCAACACCTCCTTTTGCGCGCGCTCAAGATGCCGTTCATCATCAATTTCGCACCAGGCGAGATAATTTATTTTTCGAACCGAAATGTTTGTTGTCTTTGAAACCGCCACCAATGCGGCCTCATACTCCATCATGGGTTGTTCGGCGCGATGGGTTTTAGCATGGTCGCACATGCGGTCCAATGCCTCCTTGGAAAGCTTGGAGATGCCGACCAGTTCTCCATGGATCTCGCCAAGCGAGGTTTTGTCCTTGGAGAGATTTGCGAGTTTGCCGCGGGCGTCCGTCTGAATATAAACTTCATCACCTGATGACGTGGGCCCGGATGCCAATATTACATTTTCCCCGGTGTCATTGCACAGGACGTGCAGCCCCATGTCGTCATAAACCAAATCGGATTCGAGCAGAAGAAAATCCCCGGTGACCAAGCCGGCGCACACCTCCAGCGTTCCCATGCTGCCTGTCGTGGCGTAGTTCTCATTTTTAACCGTCACGATCGAATTATACTTTTTGGCAAGTTCCTCATACCAGTGCGCGCAATGTCCGGTTCCTATGATTATTTGCTCCACGCCGCAGGCTATTAATTTTTGCACCGACTTTTCCACGATGTATGAACCGTCCAAGGACAGGAAGCCCTTGGGCTTGTCGCTTGTTTTGTCCTTTAAGCGCGAGCCCAGTCCGCCGCCCAGTATTACCGCTTGTTTTATCATGATGATGATCTGAAATGTTTTTTATTTCCCTTGTATATATGTAGAAAACCTCTTGGCGACCTCGCGCGGCTTTGTTTTTGGGCGCTCCAAATTTTCAAGCGTTCCCTGCGCGATTTTTGCATGGATAAACATCATGCCGCCGTTTGCATTCCAATCCGCCAGGAGTGATTGCAACTCATCCTTCGTCGCGACCGTTTTGACCGTCTTGTAACCGCAGGATTTTGCCAGCCCCTCATAATCCATGTTGCAGGACACGTTGAACTGGCCGCCCGTTGACTCATGCGCCTGGTTGTCGAATACAATATGGCAGAAGTTTTTCGGTGCATAATATGCGTTCACCGCAAGCGCCCCCATGCGCATCAACAGGGCGGAATCCCCGTCGAAAACAACCACCTTTTGGGACGGCTTGGCCAGGGACAGGCCCAGCGCCAGCGAGGATGCGCAGCCCAACGAGCCCACCATGTAAAAATTATTCGCGCCGTCCTTGATTTGAGAAAGCTCCCGCCCCGTAAACCCGGTTGTCGCTATGAAGGCCGTGTCGCCGGCGCATGTATTCAACACCGTTTCAATGAGCTCCCCGCGCTTGGGCAAACCGGCGTTGGGCTCATTGTTTTTATTCAGCAAAACCTTTGAAAATGTGTTTTTCCGGACAACAAAAAAGAACGACTTGTTGGCGTTTATATAATCATCCGCCTTTTCCAGTTGTTTTTGCGCCTCCTCAAAATCAGCGGACAAATAATCCCAGTCTATCTCCATCGTCGCGAGCATCGCCTCGGTGATCCGGCCCATGAGCTCGTGCTGTGGCTCGTCGGGTATTCCCTGCTCGCCGCGCAGGCTCACGAAACCCAATACGGGAATATCGAACACCTTGTTGAGGGAGGTGAGCGGCGAGACTGCGTTTCCCAGTCCCGAGTTTTGCATGAGCAAAACGTTTTTTTTCCCCGCAAGACTCGCGCCCGCGCAGATCGCGGCGGCATCACCCTCGTTGGCAGCCATGACGTATTCGCATTCGTTGATGGCGTAATTTATCAAATCCTTTAAAAACGAGCAGGGCACGCCGCTATAGAAGGTATAACCCTTTTGCTTCAGAAAATTGCCATATTGTCGAGTATCCAGCATTTTTGCCTCCTATTTTGTCCCGGGAATAAGTTCCAGAATTTGTTTCACCGACATGCAGTATTTGTCGGCCTCAAGGGATCGCCCGTTTTTTAATATACACTTTGCCGTTTTAAGCATTGCGGGATAGGAGGAGCGAAGGAGGTGGTTTGCATAAATCACAATGGTCGCGCCCCATCGCTGAAGCTCCTTTTCGGTTATTTGATTATACGTGGTGGGAACCACGACAATCGGAACGGTCTTGTAGTGAGCCCTGAACAAGCGGCAAAACGACTTTATATCCCGGCCCGATTTTTCCTTGCTGTGAATCATGACGCCGTCGGCCCCCGCCTTCACATACGCGAGCGCCCTCGCCAGCGCATCCTTGACGGGGAAGCCGGCAATGAGACTTTCGAGTCTCGCAAAAATCATAAAGTCCTTTGTTACCTGCGCCTTTTTCCCCGCGCTTATTTTTTCGCAAAAATCACCAACCGGGGCAAGCTGTTGGATGGCGGACGTGCCCAGGAGTGAATTCTTTTTCAACCCCGTCTTGTCCTCGATAATAATCGCCGAGATGCCGTTTCGCTCCAGCGTGCGAACGGTGAACACAAAATGATCGGGCAATCCCCCCGTGTCCCCGTCGTATATTATGGGCTTGGTGGTGCACTCCAGTATATTTGTCAAATCCTGCAATCTTGTGGTCAGGTCCACGGCCTCGATGTCCGGTTTTCCCTTCGATGTCGAATCCGTCAAACTGGAGGACCACATGCCGTCGAAATATTGTTTTCCGTTTTCCTTTTCGATCTCCACATTTTCAGCGATAAGGCCGGAAAGCCCCGAGTGCACCTCCAGGATGCGGAGAAACGGCTTGGCCTCCAGCAAGCGGCGGAGCATTCCGAGCCTGATTTCCGGGGTCGTGCCCACGGTTTTCATATTCTCGACAAGCTGCGATGAGTTTATGCCCTGCGTGTAGGGAATTTCTATGACCCGGCGGCCCGCCTTTTTCATAAAGGCGATAACGCGCGCCCGCTCCTCGCTCATGCGGCCCTTCTTCCAGTCGTCGCCATGAATCACATAATCGAATTTGTATTTTTTCAGGTTGGGAATGTCGCTCCAGTGCTCCTGGGGCAAGACGCGCGCCACTCCCTTTATGTTTTCCACCACGCTTTTTCGCTGGTCGAATGTCAGATAGGGCAGGCGCTTGTGGGTTAAGATGGCCGAGTCGGTGAGCAAGCCCACCGTCAGCTCCCCGTATTCGGCCGCTTTTTTTATAATGTTAATAATTCCAGGATGAATAATATCCCCGGTGATGCTCAGATATATTGTTTTCATTTTTATAAAATGCTTTCGACGTCGTTGATGGTTCGCCGTGCCGGTTTGTCGATTATTTGCGCTCCTTCAGCCACCGCAGGTGCCCGGAATCTCCGACAGGCGTCATATAATCGGGCCCATACCAGTCCCTCAGGTATTGGTCATAATTATGCGGCGCCGGATAACTGCCGCCCTCAAACTCCACGGTTCCGAGCGGGAAAAAATCCTTATATGGTGTCGTCGGAATCTTGCGCAGCGTCGCGTAACCATAATATTCCGCGTCCGGAGTCGAGAGCTTCCGCATTTGCGCCTCAAACAGTTTGTAATGCAGGCGGCCCGAAAACACGCGCACGGGTTTTAGCAGAACACTCGCGCGCTTGCTTTTTTTCATCATTTCGCGCGTCGGGTAGGGATATCTTTGGAACGGGAAAATATCCAGAAACGGATGCTGCCCCCTGACTCGCCGGCAGCCCAGGATTCGATACTCCTTGTCGCCCATCGAGCCCGTGTCGACAATGCGAGGCGAGCCGTGGTGGTGGCTCCAGTGCGTTTCCCTCGACATATAGACGGCATCGGCGGGAAATGCCGCCGATGATTTTTGCAATATTTCATTGATGCGCGGGTAGTCCTCCATGCGCACGCCAATATCAATGTCATCGTCCCAGGGAATGAATCCCTTGTGGCGAACCGCGCCGAGCAGCGTGCCGCTTTCGAGCCAGTAGGGGATGTCGTGTTTCTTAAATATTGCGTCGGTCGCCTGAAGTATTTTGAGCAGCCGGAGCTGGACTTCCCTGAGCGTTCGGTTCGCCTTTGTGTTTTTGTTCATCCGTGGATTATTTTCAGTGTTTTTGCGCGCCAGCGTCATGCTCGCAGCACGCGTTGCAACCCGCGATGGAGCCCGGGCCGCTTCCCGGCACAAAACCAGACCGAAGCAAATTGATGCGCGCCGCACTGGACGGCTCGGCGACCACGAGCATGTCGGGTTTCGCGCCGTTGTCCAAACCGGTAAAATGAAAATTTAAAAAATACATTGGAGAAAAACAAAAATCAGAAGGGTCCAATGAATTACAAGCCCGCCAATTATGAACTCAAGAGCAAAGGCCATGGCATAAACAATTCCCCTCGTTGATTCACAGGACGAAAATCGCCATGCGCCAAATCTGGAGCGGCATCAGTCACGGCTATTGTTTTCCAAGGAGAGAAACCCAACCTCGCGCTTGACAACATGCCAAACAGCCGCATCTCTCGACGACGTTCATCAATGACTCTCTCCGTCAACAACGCTCTCGCCAATCTCGTCGCCCTCGTGGTCGTCGTAGTAGTCGTGCGTTGCGCACGCCAAGAGGGCCGTTGGTAAACACAACCACTTTTGCCCCCTCTGGCGTGATCGCCGGAGGGGGCTTTTTTTGGCTCCGCGACGGTGAAGCGAACAGGGGCGGGTTTCTTTCTCCAACCAAATGAAACCAAAAACACCGCTCACCACCATGACCAAAAAGAAATACACAGGCGCCACGCTCCTGACCGCCTTGCTGGAACGCCAGGGCATTCGCCAAATGCCCGGCATACCCGGCGGCGCGATTCTGCCGTTCTACGACGCACTCCACACAAGCCCCATCCAGCATATTCTCGCCCGCCACGAGCAGGGCGCTGGCTTCATTGCTCAGGGAATGGCGCGGGTCACCGGACGCGCCGCGGCCTGTGTTGCCACTTCCGGCCCCGGCGCGACCAACCTCATCACCGCCATCGCCGACGCGCGCCTCGACTCGATTCCGCTCGTCGCCATCACCGGCCAGGTCGCGCAATCGCTCATAGGCACCGACGCATTTCAGGAGGTCGACTTCTACGGACTCACCGTCCCCATAACAAAACACAATTATCTCGTGCGCGATGTCCGCGAACTCCTCCACATTGTTCCCGAGGCGTTCACTCTCGCCGAATCCGGGCGCCCTGGCCCCGTCGTGATCGACATTCCCAAGGACGTGCAAATCGCCGCCATCGAACTTTCCGATGACGAACTCCCCGCGCCCGGCGGATGCCGCCCCACCCCGCCGGCAAAGGACGCCGAAATCGACGCGCTCGCGCGCATGCTCGCCAAGGCGCAGCGCCCCGTGCTTTATCTCGGCGGAGGCATCATCGCGGCCAACGCCTCCGCGCTCGCGCACGAACTCGCCAAACGCCTCGACGCGCCCGCCGTCAGCACGCTCAACGCCCTCGGCGCAATCCCCGCCGACAGCCCGCACAACATGGGCATGCTCGGCATGCACGGCACTCGCGCCACCCACACACTTCTCGATGAATGCGACCTGATCATCGCCATCGGCGCGCGTTTCGACGACCGCGCCACGGGCAAGGTCGCCGAGTTTTGCCCGCGCGCCGCCATCGCGCACATTGACATCGACCGCGCCGAGTTCGGCAAAATCAAACGTCCGCATCTTTCCATCGAAGCCGATGCCGCCGAAGTCCTCCAGCGACTGCTCGCGCATCCGCTCCTTCACGCCGAGCCCGGCACTCCCCGCGCTTCCGGATGGCTCGCCCGCGCCACAGCGCTCCGCGATGCGCATCCGCTCCGTCATCCTTCGCGCGAAACCGCGCCGTTGCATCCGGTGAACATCTGCCGGTTCCTCGCCGAAACGCTTCCGAGCGATGCGATCATCGCAACCGACGTCGGCCAGCATCAAATGTGGGTTGCGCAAGCCTATCCATTCCGATCGCCGCGCACACTGCTCACCTCCGGCGGACTCGGCACGATGGGTTTTGGCCTGCCAAACGCCATCGGCGCGGCGTTTGCCGCGCCCGGAAAACGCATCGCCTGCGTCAGTGGCGACGGCTCCCTGCTCATGAACATTCAGGAGCTCGCCACGCTCGCCGACCACGAACTGTCCGTCGCCGTTCTTGTTTTCAATAACGCGCATCTGGGCCTCGTGCGCCAGCAGCAGGAGCTGTTTTATGGACGCCGCTACGAGGCGTCGCGCTTTGAGACCACGCCCGATTTCGCCGCGCTTGCGCGCGCCTTTGGCATTCGCGGACACAGCATCGCCGCCAATTCCGCCGATCCGCTCGGCGACATCGCCGCCGCGCTCGCCCAGCCCGGCCCCTGCCTGATCGACATCCCGATCATCGCCACCGAAAACGTGCTTCCCATGGTTCCTCCCGGCGCTGCCAACAACCAGTCAATCGAGCATGCCGGGGCCATGTAAGCATCCAGTGGAAGTGCAACCTGTCGGGTTGCACTTTTCGAAAACAGTAAACCAACCGTTCCAATCGCTGAAAACACCAAGTCACAATTAACATGAACGCCTCCACTATCGCACAAACACACATCATCGACCTCCGCGTGCGCAATCATCCCGGAGTTATGTCGCACATCACAGGCCTCTTTGCGCGCCGCGCATTCAACCTTGAGGCGATTCTTTGCGTGCCCGTCTCCGGGAACGACGAAAGCCGCATGCTTCTCCTCGTAAACGACACGCCCAAGCTCGAACAAATCGAACGCCAGCTCGCCAAGCTCCACGACGTGCTCGCCGTGCGCCAGCGCACCGATCTGCCGCCCGATTATTTCGAGCGCCTTGGAAAAAGTATCTGAGGCAGACACCTAAATTTCCCCGCGCACGCCCTTCATGGCGGAACGGTTTCACCATCACAATTCCAGCGTGAAATCGTGCGCAGGCTCGTCGAGCCGCATGACATACCAAAGCGAGCAGGTTTTGACTGCGACGGTTTTGAGATCGGCGTTGGAGCCCGCGCGACCGTGATTCCCTCAATCTTCGTCTTTAGTTGGGGTCAGCAAAAACCCATTTTGCGAGCATCATTTTGAGGCGGTGGATTTCTGAGGCGACTTCGCGCGTGTCGATGGGATACTTGCCAAGCGTATCAACGATGCGCCTACCATCGGCATCCCGGATGCCCTTGGTCGCGAGAACTCGCGGACAAACATAAACAGCATCCGCAGTTCCGGACGCCCCGTCCATTTCGGGCTTCTATTTTTCCTTACGACCCGTCAGCGTTCGCCTTTCACATTCAGTATTCCGAAATCAAAACTCCACAGTCCAAATGACCTTTAACAACCGCATCGCACTCGTCACCGGCGCAGGCCGCGGCATCGGCAAAGCCATCGCCGAAATGCTCGCCAAGAACGGCGTCACAGTTATCTGCGTTTCCAAGTCGCCCGAAAGCTGCGGCTCGGTCGCCGCCGCCATCACCGCCGCCGGCGGCAAGGCCGAGGCCGTGCCCGTTGATGTGTCCGACGGCCCCGCCGTCGCCAAGGCAGCCGAGGCGCTCCTCGCCAAATACGGCAAAATCGACATCCTCATCAACAACGCCGGCATCACCCGCGACGGCCTCATAGCCCGCATGTCCGAGGACGACTGGAACGCCGTCATCCAGACCAATCTCTCCAGCTGCTTCCACTGGTGCAAGGCCATCGGCTGGCCCATGTGCCGCGCCCGCCATGGTCGCATCGTCAACATCGCCTCGGTCGTCGGGCTCATCGGCAACGCCGGCCAGGCCAACTACGCCGCGGCCAAGGGCGGCATGATCGCCATGACCAAGTCGCTCGCCCGCGAATTCGCCAAGCGCAATGTCACCGTAAACGCCGTCGCGCCCGGTTTCATCCAAACCGACATGACCGCCGCCCTAAGCGAAGAAGTTCAAAAAGTCGCCGTCGCCCAAGTTCCCATGCAGCGCATGGGCACCCCCGAGGACGTCGCCAATGTCGTCGCGTTCCTCTCCAGCGAAGAAACTGGCTACATAACGGGCCAAGTTTTTACGGTTGACGGCGGCATGGCAATGTGACCCTTTACCAAACCTCAGTAATCTAACTAACATGGCCGATCAAAAAACCATCGAACAACGCGTTAAGGAAATTATCGTTAACCAGCTTAACGTTAATGAAGAGCAGATCACTCCGCAGGCATCCTTCTTGGATGACCTCGGTGCCGATTCCCTCGACACAGTCGAGCTCATCATGGCTTTCGAAGAAGAGTTCAAGGATGAGATTAAGGGAGAAATCCCTGAATCCGACGCCGAGAAGCTCCAGACAGTCGGTCAAGTGATCGACTATATCAAGAGCAAGGCTGGAGCATAAACTCCTTCGCAATCAGTAAATTATAACTAAATCGACGTTTTGCCGGAACCTCACAAGTTCCGGCAAAACGTTTTTTGCATACCCCGCAAACCGCAAAAACGCACTTTCCCTGCATTTTTGATTTCCCCGTTGCGCCCCAACGCCCACACTCACCGCTCCATGCGAATCACCCTCGTCCATCCCGCCGGCTTTAATTTTGTTCCCGGCCAGCCCGATATCACCACGCTTGCCAACCGCATGGCGCCCATAGGCATCCTTTCGCTTGCCGCCTGGCTCGAAAAACACGGCCACAACGCCACTGTGCACGACTGCCTCGGCCCCCGCGCGCCGCGCACCCTCGAGGCCAACGCCGACGCCATCCTCGCCACAAACCCCGACATGGTCGGGTTTTCCGCCACCACCGCCGGTTTCATGGATGCCGCCGATATCGCCGCCATCATCAAATCCCGTCGCCCTGAAATCAAAACCATCTTTGGCAACGTCCACGCCTCCGCCATCGGCCCCAAGCTCCTTAAACATTTCCCCGAAATCGACTACCTATGCGTCGGCGAGGGCGAAGGCCTCATGCTCGACCTCGTCGAAGGCCGCGCCCTAGCTGAAATCCCCAACCTCGCCTACCGCGACACCTCCGCCCCCGACGGCATCCGCTTCAACCTCCGTCGCTCCCGCATCCAGGACCTCGACTCGCTCCCCTTCCCCGCCTACGAAAAACTCGACGGCTTCCCCTCAGGTTATCACCTGCCGCTTTTTTCCTACATAAAACGTTGGGGTGCAACCATGATCACCTCGCGCGGCTGCCCATACACCTGCTCGTTTTGCGATCGCACTGTCTTTGAGCGACTCCACCGCTACAATTCCGCCGCCTACATCTACGACCACATGCGGCACCTTCGCGATCACTTCGGCGTTTATCACATCAATATTTACGACGATCTCTTCACCGCGCACAAAAAACGCGTTTACGAACTCTGCGAGCTCCTCATCAACAAACCGCTCGGAGTCGGCTTCAACTGCGCCATCCGCACCGGCCACGACGACCTCGAAATGCTGAAACTCCTCAAGCGCGCCGGCGCGCTCATGGTTTCGCTTGGCGTGGAGTCCGCCGATCCCGAAATGATGCGTCGCCACAAAGCCGGAGTCACCCTCGATGCCGTCCGCGAAACCGTTGATCGCATCCACATTGCCGGCCTTCGGGCCAAAGGGCTCTTCATTTTCGGCCTCCCCGGCGAAACCCCCGACACCGTCCGCGCCACCAGCGACTTCATCCTCTCGCTCGATCTTGACGAGATGAACATGACCAAGTTCAGCCCCCTCTACGGCGCCCCCATCTGGGATGAATGCGCGAGCGGCGCCGAGGGCGCGTTCACCGAGGACTGGCGGCTGCTCAACTGCCTCAATTTCACCTTTATCCCGAAAGGTTTTTCGAGCCGCGAGGAAATGGACGCCCTCTACAACTGGCACATCCAGCGCTACTATAACAGCAAACCCTACCGCCGCCGCTTCGCGAAACACATCTGGCAGCACCGCTGGAGCCTCTGGCACCTCGTCACCCACCTGCCCCGCACCGTGCAGGCCGCCCGCTATTTCTACGCCAACCGCGAAAAACTTGAGGCGATGAAAAAGGATTTTCCCCTGCACCCGCGCCAGCCGGTCAACCTCCGCGCCACACTCGGCCCCGAGTTGCAGGCGGACTTGAATGCGTGATTTTACAACGCGATGAAAAAATTTTTATTTCCAAGCTTTACAACGTCCCAACGCTTTCTCTTACTTCGCGGCTCTTCACTACTGGAAACAACGCTCAGGTGGTGGAATTGGTAGACACACACGTTTGAGGGGCGTGTGCCGTGAGGCGTGCAGGTTCGAGTCCTGTCCTGAGCACCAGTTGAAAACTGAAAAAACCGCTAACCAAGCGGTTTTTTTGTGTCCGCTCCCCGCCACCGCGGGCTCGGCACACACTTTGCGTATTTCGCACCGATTTCATCGCGCCTTCACACGCACTTCACGCGCCAAACGCATGCTCTGGCGCAATGAACACCGACACACCGCAACCGCCGCAAATCTCCCGCGCCTCCCAAGACGCACTCGTCACAATCCGCAACTGGTTCGCCAAGCGCGCGCTCTTTTTCAAAATCATCCTCATCGGTTTTCTCGCGCTCGTCCTGCTCATACCGCTCGGGCTCGTCAGCGACACCCTGTCTGAACGCCAGTCGCGATATGCCGAGGCGGTCGCGTCCATTGTCGCGCCTTGGGGCGGCTCGCAACGCATCACGGGGCCCGTTCTCGCCATACCCTTCACGCACAAGGTGGAAACCGAGGAGTGGGTTGTCAGCGGCACGCATCGTTTCAAGGAAAAGAAATCCCATGAATGCACCGTCGTCGCCTATTTCCTGCCCGACCATCTCAACGTCAAGGGCACGATCGAGCCATCCGCGCGCAAACGCTCCATTTACACCGCGCACGTGTATTCCGCCCTGCTCCAAATCTCCGGAAAATTCGCCCGCCCCGATTTTAATTTCCCCGGCTACAAGGATATCACGCCACAGT
This genomic interval carries:
- the aepY gene encoding phosphonopyruvate decarboxylase, with the translated sequence MLDTRQYGNFLKQKGYTFYSGVPCSFLKDLINYAINECEYVMAANEGDAAAICAGASLAGKKNVLLMQNSGLGNAVSPLTSLNKVFDIPVLGFVSLRGEQGIPDEPQHELMGRITEAMLATMEIDWDYLSADFEEAQKQLEKADDYINANKSFFFVVRKNTFSKVLLNKNNEPNAGLPKRGELIETVLNTCAGDTAFIATTGFTGRELSQIKDGANNFYMVGSLGCASSLALGLSLAKPSQKVVVFDGDSALLMRMGALAVNAYYAPKNFCHIVFDNQAHESTGGQFNVSCNMDYEGLAKSCGYKTVKTVATKDELQSLLADWNANGGMMFIHAKIAQGTLENLERPKTKPREVAKRFSTYIQGK
- the aepX gene encoding phosphoenolpyruvate mutase produces the protein MKTIYLSITGDIIHPGIINIIKKAAEYGELTVGLLTDSAILTHKRLPYLTFDQRKSVVENIKGVARVLPQEHWSDIPNLKKYKFDYVIHGDDWKKGRMSEERARVIAFMKKAGRRVIEIPYTQGINSSQLVENMKTVGTTPEIRLGMLRRLLEAKPFLRILEVHSGLSGLIAENVEIEKENGKQYFDGMWSSSLTDSTSKGKPDIEAVDLTTRLQDLTNILECTTKPIIYDGDTGGLPDHFVFTVRTLERNGISAIIIEDKTGLKKNSLLGTSAIQQLAPVGDFCEKISAGKKAQVTKDFMIFARLESLIAGFPVKDALARALAYVKAGADGVMIHSKEKSGRDIKSFCRLFRAHYKTVPIVVVPTTYNQITEKELQRWGATIVIYANHLLRSSYPAMLKTAKCILKNGRSLEADKYCMSVKQILELIPGTK
- a CDS encoding LicD family protein; translation: MNKNTKANRTLREVQLRLLKILQATDAIFKKHDIPYWLESGTLLGAVRHKGFIPWDDDIDIGVRMEDYPRINEILQKSSAAFPADAVYMSRETHWSHHHGSPRIVDTGSMGDKEYRILGCRRVRGQHPFLDIFPFQRYPYPTREMMKKSKRASVLLKPVRVFSGRLHYKLFEAQMRKLSTPDAEYYGYATLRKIPTTPYKDFFPLGTVEFEGGSYPAPHNYDQYLRDWYGPDYMTPVGDSGHLRWLKERK
- the ilvB gene encoding biosynthetic-type acetolactate synthase large subunit; the protein is MKPKTPLTTMTKKKYTGATLLTALLERQGIRQMPGIPGGAILPFYDALHTSPIQHILARHEQGAGFIAQGMARVTGRAAACVATSGPGATNLITAIADARLDSIPLVAITGQVAQSLIGTDAFQEVDFYGLTVPITKHNYLVRDVRELLHIVPEAFTLAESGRPGPVVIDIPKDVQIAAIELSDDELPAPGGCRPTPPAKDAEIDALARMLAKAQRPVLYLGGGIIAANASALAHELAKRLDAPAVSTLNALGAIPADSPHNMGMLGMHGTRATHTLLDECDLIIAIGARFDDRATGKVAEFCPRAAIAHIDIDRAEFGKIKRPHLSIEADAAEVLQRLLAHPLLHAEPGTPRASGWLARATALRDAHPLRHPSRETAPLHPVNICRFLAETLPSDAIIATDVGQHQMWVAQAYPFRSPRTLLTSGGLGTMGFGLPNAIGAAFAAPGKRIACVSGDGSLLMNIQELATLADHELSVAVLVFNNAHLGLVRQQQELFYGRRYEASRFETTPDFAALARAFGIRGHSIAANSADPLGDIAAALAQPGPCLIDIPIIATENVLPMVPPGAANNQSIEHAGAM
- the ilvN gene encoding acetolactate synthase small subunit, producing the protein MNASTIAQTHIIDLRVRNHPGVMSHITGLFARRAFNLEAILCVPVSGNDESRMLLLVNDTPKLEQIERQLAKLHDVLAVRQRTDLPPDYFERLGKSI
- the fabG gene encoding 3-oxoacyl-[acyl-carrier-protein] reductase yields the protein MTFNNRIALVTGAGRGIGKAIAEMLAKNGVTVICVSKSPESCGSVAAAITAAGGKAEAVPVDVSDGPAVAKAAEALLAKYGKIDILINNAGITRDGLIARMSEDDWNAVIQTNLSSCFHWCKAIGWPMCRARHGRIVNIASVVGLIGNAGQANYAAAKGGMIAMTKSLAREFAKRNVTVNAVAPGFIQTDMTAALSEEVQKVAVAQVPMQRMGTPEDVANVVAFLSSEETGYITGQVFTVDGGMAM
- the acpP gene encoding acyl carrier protein; its protein translation is MADQKTIEQRVKEIIVNQLNVNEEQITPQASFLDDLGADSLDTVELIMAFEEEFKDEIKGEIPESDAEKLQTVGQVIDYIKSKAGA
- a CDS encoding B12-binding domain-containing radical SAM protein; protein product: MRITLVHPAGFNFVPGQPDITTLANRMAPIGILSLAAWLEKHGHNATVHDCLGPRAPRTLEANADAILATNPDMVGFSATTAGFMDAADIAAIIKSRRPEIKTIFGNVHASAIGPKLLKHFPEIDYLCVGEGEGLMLDLVEGRALAEIPNLAYRDTSAPDGIRFNLRRSRIQDLDSLPFPAYEKLDGFPSGYHLPLFSYIKRWGATMITSRGCPYTCSFCDRTVFERLHRYNSAAYIYDHMRHLRDHFGVYHINIYDDLFTAHKKRVYELCELLINKPLGVGFNCAIRTGHDDLEMLKLLKRAGALMVSLGVESADPEMMRRHKAGVTLDAVRETVDRIHIAGLRAKGLFIFGLPGETPDTVRATSDFILSLDLDEMNMTKFSPLYGAPIWDECASGAEGAFTEDWRLLNCLNFTFIPKGFSSREEMDALYNWHIQRYYNSKPYRRRFAKHIWQHRWSLWHLVTHLPRTVQAARYFYANREKLEAMKKDFPLHPRQPVNLRATLGPELQADLNA